One window of the Chryseobacterium camelliae genome contains the following:
- a CDS encoding glycosyl hydrolase family 95 catalytic domain-containing protein: MIFKPCLFTFCLFISGSFLAQKGWKNKLWYDRPAAQWVEALPVGNGRLAAMVYGDPNKEKLQLNESTFWSGGPSRNDNPDGPKFLDSIRYYLFNGNYKRAQILADKSLTAKTLHGSAYQNIGELTLEFNISNDVKNYYRELDIEKAITTTTFSANGINFKREVFASIPDNVIVIKLSSDKKNALSFFAGFNSELKKNSKAIDFNTLQMDGLSSTLDGVQGQVKFNAIAKILNKGGKTEVSQKGISVSNANEVMILISIATNFTDYKTLNTDEVLKSKKYISEAEPKSFNTLFKNHLNAYQNYFKRVYFDLGTSEAAKNPTDIRIKNFATTYDPELIALYYQFGRYLLISSSQPSGQPANLQGIWNNSNKPAWDSKYTININTEMNYWPAEKTGLPEMHEPLIQMVKDLSESGRETAKTMYNSRGWVVHHNTDIWRISGVVDFANAGMWPMGGAWLSQHLWDKYLYSGDLNYLRSVYPVLKSAAQFYEDFLIEDPTHHWLVVSPSMSPENIPQGHQGSALAAGNTMDNQLMFDLFTKTRKAAQLLNLDADQIPVWNSIISKLPPMQIGRYGQLQEWMEDVDDPKDNHRHVSHLYGLFPSNQINPFTTPELTDAARTVLIHRGDVSTGWSMGWKVNLWAKLLDGNHANKLIKDQLTLVEKDGWGSKGGTYPNLFDAHPPFQIDGNFGCTSGITEMLLQTQNGFIDILPALPDEWKNGKISGLKTYGGFEVSIVWENNKAKEVIVKSTLGGNCRLRTPNEMQLTGNAKLKRAEGKNPNLFFDTPEIKTPLISKEAKLNPVEIKNEFIYDFPTEAGKIYTLKIK; the protein is encoded by the coding sequence ATGATCTTTAAACCTTGCCTATTCACTTTCTGTCTTTTCATAAGCGGATCTTTCCTTGCCCAGAAAGGCTGGAAAAACAAGCTTTGGTACGACAGGCCTGCTGCCCAGTGGGTGGAAGCTCTGCCTGTCGGAAACGGGAGGCTTGCAGCAATGGTTTATGGAGATCCAAATAAAGAAAAGCTACAGCTCAATGAAAGTACCTTCTGGTCCGGTGGTCCTTCCCGCAACGATAACCCGGATGGCCCGAAATTTTTGGATTCGATCCGGTATTATTTGTTCAACGGAAATTACAAAAGAGCGCAGATCCTTGCCGACAAAAGTTTAACGGCAAAAACCCTTCACGGTTCAGCCTATCAGAATATTGGTGAGTTAACCCTTGAATTTAATATTAGTAATGATGTTAAAAATTACTACCGGGAGTTAGACATTGAAAAAGCAATCACAACGACTACATTTTCAGCCAACGGAATCAATTTTAAAAGAGAAGTTTTCGCTTCCATTCCGGACAATGTGATTGTTATTAAATTAAGTTCAGATAAAAAAAATGCGCTGAGTTTCTTCGCAGGTTTCAACAGCGAGCTCAAAAAAAACAGCAAAGCCATTGATTTCAATACCTTGCAGATGGACGGTTTGTCTTCAACTTTAGACGGCGTTCAGGGGCAGGTTAAATTTAATGCCATCGCAAAAATCCTCAACAAAGGTGGCAAAACAGAAGTTTCACAAAAAGGAATTTCAGTAAGTAACGCCAACGAAGTGATGATTCTCATTTCCATCGCCACCAATTTTACTGATTACAAAACTTTGAACACTGACGAAGTTTTAAAAAGCAAAAAATACATTTCGGAAGCAGAACCTAAAAGCTTTAATACCTTATTTAAGAACCATCTGAATGCCTATCAGAACTACTTTAAAAGAGTATATTTCGATTTAGGCACTTCCGAAGCGGCTAAAAATCCAACGGATATCAGGATTAAAAACTTTGCCACAACCTATGATCCGGAACTCATCGCACTATATTACCAGTTCGGGCGCTATCTCCTGATTTCCTCCTCACAGCCAAGCGGACAGCCCGCCAATCTTCAGGGCATCTGGAACAATTCCAACAAACCGGCCTGGGACAGCAAATACACCATCAACATCAACACGGAAATGAACTATTGGCCGGCGGAAAAAACCGGACTTCCGGAAATGCACGAACCGCTGATCCAAATGGTAAAAGACCTTAGCGAATCCGGACGAGAAACGGCAAAAACCATGTACAACAGCCGGGGTTGGGTTGTTCATCACAACACCGATATTTGGAGAATCAGCGGAGTGGTGGATTTCGCCAACGCCGGCATGTGGCCGATGGGTGGCGCATGGCTTTCCCAGCACCTTTGGGACAAATACCTGTACAGCGGAGATCTGAATTACCTCAGATCGGTTTATCCGGTTCTGAAATCCGCTGCACAGTTCTATGAAGACTTTCTTATTGAAGACCCGACCCATCACTGGCTCGTCGTAAGTCCGTCCATGTCTCCTGAAAACATTCCGCAGGGGCATCAGGGCAGTGCTCTGGCGGCTGGAAATACCATGGACAACCAACTGATGTTCGACCTGTTCACCAAAACCAGAAAAGCAGCACAGCTTCTGAATCTCGATGCAGATCAAATTCCGGTTTGGAACAGCATCATCTCTAAATTACCGCCGATGCAGATCGGGCGTTACGGCCAGTTGCAGGAATGGATGGAAGATGTTGACGATCCGAAAGACAATCACCGCCACGTTTCCCATCTGTACGGATTATTTCCGTCCAATCAAATCAACCCTTTCACGACACCGGAACTGACGGATGCAGCCAGAACGGTTCTTATTCACCGGGGCGACGTTTCCACAGGTTGGTCAATGGGCTGGAAGGTGAATCTTTGGGCGAAATTGCTTGATGGAAACCATGCTAATAAATTAATCAAAGACCAATTAACTTTAGTGGAAAAAGACGGCTGGGGCAGTAAAGGCGGAACCTATCCGAACCTGTTCGATGCCCATCCGCCGTTCCAGATCGACGGAAATTTTGGCTGTACTTCCGGGATTACCGAAATGCTCCTGCAAACCCAGAACGGTTTCATCGACATTCTTCCGGCCCTTCCGGACGAATGGAAAAACGGGAAAATTTCCGGGCTGAAAACCTATGGCGGTTTTGAAGTTAGCATCGTCTGGGAAAACAACAAAGCCAAAGAAGTCATCGTCAAATCAACACTGGGCGGAAATTGCCGATTGAGAACACCCAATGAAATGCAGCTAACTGGAAATGCAAAACTAAAAAGAGCGGAAGGCAAAAACCCGAATCTCTTTTTTGATACCCCGGAAATAAAGACACCGTTGATCTCAAAAGAGGCAAAACTGAATCCTGTTGAAATTAAAAACGAATTTATCTATGATTTTCCAACGGAGGCCGGAAAAATATATACATTAAAAATAAAATAA
- a CDS encoding glycoside hydrolase family 43 protein, whose product MKKRPMNPNFLKNKFTLLTAAAFLSVSNISAQTFSDFNYRGNDKIYNDNPLKPDEFYSPILQGCYPDPSITKKGDDYYLVNSSFSMFPGVPIFTSKDMVNWKQIGHVLDRPSQLKVEKGGVSQGIYAPDIKYNKYNDTFYMITTQIAGGVGNMVVKTKDPAKGWSEVQKLNFDGIDPAIFFDDDGKAYIVHNDAPPKGTEQYQGHRVIKMWDYDLEKDQVVAGSDRIIVNAGVDITQKPIWIEGPHLYKYKGKYYLMCAEGGTGGWHSEVIFMADSPKGPFVPAKNNPILTQRYFPKDRKEKVDWAGHADLVEGPNGQWYGVFLAIRPNVNNRVNKGRETFLLPVDWSGTYPVFQNGLVPMKPKLKLPEGTQNQTGQNGFFPNGNFTYNDKLTDKNLDYRWIAMRGPRENFITATKNGVKVNPMETNIKALAPVSALFHRLQHEDFETSVTLDFKPKSEKELAGITCYQSERFNYVFGITKKDKDYYIVLERTEKGASKLIASEKISLSKTIKLQVTGENDNLSFNYALDGKNFKNLGGPVSGDILSTDVAGGFTGSLIGLYSTLSNDIVPN is encoded by the coding sequence ATGAAAAAGAGACCCATGAATCCGAATTTTTTAAAGAACAAATTCACTCTGCTAACGGCAGCAGCGTTCTTAAGCGTGAGCAACATTTCTGCTCAGACCTTTTCCGATTTCAACTACCGTGGAAACGATAAAATATACAACGATAATCCGCTGAAACCGGACGAATTCTATTCGCCGATCCTTCAGGGGTGTTATCCGGATCCGAGCATTACGAAAAAAGGTGACGACTATTATCTGGTGAATTCATCGTTCTCCATGTTTCCTGGGGTTCCGATTTTTACGTCTAAAGATATGGTTAACTGGAAGCAGATCGGTCACGTGTTGGACAGGCCTTCTCAATTGAAAGTTGAAAAAGGAGGTGTTTCGCAGGGAATTTATGCACCGGACATCAAATACAACAAATACAACGACACCTTCTACATGATCACCACCCAGATCGCGGGCGGAGTAGGAAACATGGTCGTAAAAACCAAAGATCCTGCAAAAGGCTGGAGCGAAGTACAGAAGCTGAATTTCGATGGGATCGACCCTGCGATCTTCTTTGACGACGATGGAAAAGCGTACATCGTTCACAACGATGCACCGCCAAAGGGAACCGAGCAGTATCAGGGTCATCGTGTGATCAAAATGTGGGATTATGATCTTGAAAAAGACCAGGTAGTAGCAGGATCCGATAGAATTATTGTGAACGCCGGGGTGGATATTACCCAGAAACCGATCTGGATTGAAGGGCCGCATTTATACAAATACAAAGGGAAATATTACCTGATGTGCGCGGAAGGCGGAACCGGAGGATGGCATAGCGAAGTCATCTTCATGGCCGATTCTCCGAAAGGACCGTTTGTTCCGGCTAAAAACAACCCGATCCTGACGCAGCGGTATTTCCCGAAAGACCGCAAGGAAAAAGTAGACTGGGCAGGCCACGCCGACTTAGTAGAAGGACCGAACGGACAATGGTATGGTGTATTCTTGGCTATCCGTCCGAATGTCAACAACCGCGTGAACAAAGGCCGTGAAACATTCCTGCTTCCGGTGGACTGGAGCGGAACCTATCCGGTATTCCAGAACGGACTGGTACCGATGAAACCGAAACTGAAATTACCGGAAGGCACTCAAAACCAGACCGGACAAAACGGATTCTTCCCGAACGGAAACTTCACATATAACGATAAATTAACGGATAAAAACCTGGATTACCGTTGGATCGCTATGCGCGGGCCGCGTGAAAATTTCATCACTGCAACGAAAAACGGGGTAAAAGTGAATCCTATGGAAACTAATATCAAAGCCTTGGCTCCGGTATCCGCGTTGTTCCACAGGCTGCAGCATGAAGATTTTGAAACGTCTGTAACCCTGGATTTCAAACCGAAATCGGAAAAAGAACTCGCCGGGATTACCTGCTATCAAAGCGAAAGGTTCAACTATGTCTTCGGGATTACCAAAAAAGACAAAGACTACTATATCGTTCTCGAAAGAACCGAAAAAGGAGCCTCCAAACTGATTGCCAGCGAGAAAATTTCCCTTTCCAAAACCATTAAATTACAGGTAACCGGTGAGAATGATAACCTTAGCTTCAACTATGCACTGGACGGTAAAAACTTTAAAAACCTGGGCGGACCGGTTTCCGGAGACATCTTATCAACCGATGTAGCCGGCGGTTTCACCGGAAGCTTAATCGGGTTATACAGTACGTTGTCTAATGATATTGTACCGAATTAA
- a CDS encoding glycoside hydrolase 43 family protein, which yields MNIKKSFYIVSFLGFIGLNSISAQVNPFQKATTAFTNPIIWADAPDLSITRNGDDFYLISTTMHLMPGAPVMHSRDLVHWEMSSYVFNTLNDNSKYDLLNGTVYGRGQWASSIRYHKGKYYVLFSPNDEPFKSYFYVTDNPEKGNWKLLTRTRHFHDASLLFDDDDRVYVFTSNKVFELSPDFKTIIGNPDGTEVFQKDASETGLLEGNQIIKKDGKYYMMMISWPRGGKRRQEVYRADKVTGPFEKKVVLEDNFLGFSYAGQGALIDDKNGNWYSLIFQDRNGVGRVPILIPVKWENGWPILGDNGKVPLKGEVPLPPFKPKNHLVESDEFTDKKMKIQWQWNHNPVNSAWSLSERKGFLRLKTSRIVDNVYLAPNTLTQRMEGQECSGVVALDVKGMKDGDVAGFSAFNGDSGILSIVMEDGKKFVTFESNEVSLDNKTKAVTGVKKEEKKRILLNSDKVYFKIDADFNLGKDLADFYYSTDQKNWTEMAKDYKMIFDYRRLFMGSKFAVFNYATKSLGGFVDVDFFRVKTDLDTIEE from the coding sequence GTGAATATTAAAAAATCATTTTATATAGTTTCTTTTTTGGGATTTATCGGGCTGAATTCAATTTCAGCCCAGGTAAATCCTTTTCAGAAAGCAACGACAGCATTTACCAATCCCATCATCTGGGCGGATGCTCCGGACTTATCCATTACCCGGAACGGTGATGACTTTTACCTCATCAGCACCACGATGCACCTCATGCCGGGCGCTCCGGTCATGCATTCCAGAGACCTGGTGCACTGGGAAATGTCGAGCTATGTTTTTAATACCTTAAATGACAATTCCAAATACGATCTGCTGAACGGAACCGTTTACGGTCGCGGACAGTGGGCCTCTTCCATCCGGTATCACAAAGGGAAATATTACGTTTTGTTTTCCCCAAATGACGAACCGTTCAAATCATATTTTTACGTTACCGACAATCCCGAAAAAGGAAACTGGAAGCTGTTGACGAGAACAAGGCATTTTCATGATGCGTCTTTGCTGTTTGACGATGACGATCGGGTGTATGTCTTCACTTCCAATAAGGTTTTTGAACTGAGCCCGGATTTTAAAACCATTATCGGAAATCCTGACGGAACGGAAGTTTTCCAAAAGGATGCCTCGGAAACCGGACTGCTGGAAGGCAACCAGATCATTAAAAAAGATGGGAAATATTACATGATGATGATTTCCTGGCCAAGAGGCGGGAAGCGCCGTCAGGAAGTGTACAGAGCGGATAAAGTCACCGGGCCTTTTGAGAAGAAAGTCGTTCTCGAAGATAACTTTTTAGGGTTTTCCTACGCCGGGCAAGGTGCTCTGATTGATGATAAAAACGGCAACTGGTATTCCCTGATCTTTCAGGACAGAAATGGAGTAGGTCGGGTTCCGATTCTAATTCCGGTAAAATGGGAAAACGGCTGGCCGATATTGGGCGACAATGGAAAAGTACCTTTAAAAGGAGAAGTTCCTCTTCCGCCGTTTAAGCCGAAAAATCACCTGGTAGAAAGCGACGAATTTACCGATAAGAAAATGAAAATCCAATGGCAATGGAATCATAATCCCGTCAATTCAGCCTGGTCGTTATCCGAAAGAAAAGGATTTTTAAGACTAAAAACATCCAGGATTGTAGATAATGTATATCTCGCTCCGAATACGCTCACCCAAAGAATGGAAGGTCAGGAATGCAGCGGAGTTGTAGCCTTGGATGTTAAAGGAATGAAGGACGGTGATGTGGCAGGTTTCAGTGCATTCAATGGTGATTCCGGGATTCTGTCTATCGTAATGGAAGACGGCAAAAAGTTTGTCACTTTTGAAAGTAATGAAGTCAGTCTCGATAACAAAACCAAGGCGGTTACTGGGGTTAAAAAAGAAGAGAAAAAACGGATTCTGCTCAATTCAGACAAGGTTTATTTTAAAATTGATGCCGATTTTAACCTGGGGAAAGACCTGGCGGATTTTTATTACAGCACCGATCAGAAAAACTGGACCGAAATGGCAAAAGATTACAAAATGATTTTTGATTACCGGAGATTATTCATGGGTTCCAAGTTTGCGGTTTTCAATTATGCCACCAAAAGCCTGGGCGGTTTTGTAGATGTCGACTTTTTCAGGGTCAAAACAGATTTAGACACAATAGAGGAATAA
- a CDS encoding alpha/beta hydrolase-fold protein, producing the protein MKITSLLIIGASLIVIPIAAQNTQRQAPAGFDVANAGIPHGKIDSIQYPSKTVGVTRKALVYTPPGFKKGTKYPVLYLLHGIGGDEKEWYKNGTPQIILDNLYAQGKLTPMIVILPNGRAMKDDRATGNIMAKDKVEAFATFEKDLLNDLIPYVEKKFPVKKDRENRAIAGLSMGGGQTLNFGLGNIDKFAWVGGFSSAPNTKEPQLLLSNPKKAKELKLLWISCGDADGLMPFSKRTHDYLAQNKIPHIFYIEPGGHDFKVWKNDLYIFSQLIFKPVDKTTFSDFTVLGLPAETNIRNAQYPQIMPNGKAIFRVKAPEAQKVQIDLGKKYDLTKDSDGVWKTTTDSLSEGFHYYSMVIDNVPVADPSSKSFYGMGRYASGIEVPFAGDGYYAMKDVPHGDIRIQNFFSKVTNSWRRVFIYTPPGYDKNTADSYPVLYILHGGGEDESGWAMQGKTNLIMDNLIAEGKAKPMIVVMPDANIGPAGFGSFGARNLQMFDKELKESVIPFAEANFRIKKDAANRALAGLSMGGIYTLHTGVQNSEMFSSLGVFSSGWILPSLQEVADSEYKFMTDNKSKINSNLKNFWISMGGKEDIAYKNCQVMMKKLDDVGIKYTYSEYPGGHTWPVWRNNLYNFAQLLFK; encoded by the coding sequence ATGAAAATTACATCTCTACTCATTATAGGCGCATCGCTGATCGTAATACCGATAGCCGCTCAGAATACACAGCGCCAAGCACCTGCGGGATTTGATGTGGCAAATGCCGGGATTCCCCATGGCAAAATAGACTCTATACAATATCCTTCAAAAACGGTCGGGGTTACTAGAAAAGCATTGGTATATACGCCGCCGGGCTTCAAAAAGGGGACAAAATACCCGGTCCTGTACCTGCTTCACGGCATCGGAGGGGATGAAAAAGAGTGGTACAAAAACGGAACGCCGCAGATCATTTTGGATAACCTGTATGCACAGGGAAAACTCACACCGATGATCGTCATCCTTCCCAATGGACGGGCCATGAAGGACGACCGGGCGACCGGAAACATTATGGCTAAAGACAAAGTGGAAGCATTTGCGACTTTTGAAAAAGATTTACTGAATGATCTGATTCCATATGTAGAAAAGAAATTCCCGGTAAAAAAAGACCGGGAAAACCGGGCGATTGCCGGACTGTCCATGGGAGGCGGACAAACCCTGAACTTCGGACTGGGGAATATCGACAAATTTGCCTGGGTAGGAGGCTTCTCATCCGCTCCGAATACGAAAGAACCACAGCTTTTGCTGTCGAATCCTAAAAAGGCGAAAGAATTAAAGCTGCTCTGGATTTCCTGCGGTGATGCGGACGGACTCATGCCGTTCAGCAAAAGGACCCATGATTACCTGGCCCAGAATAAAATCCCGCACATTTTCTACATCGAGCCGGGCGGCCATGACTTCAAAGTCTGGAAAAACGATCTGTACATCTTTTCACAATTGATCTTCAAACCGGTTGATAAAACCACTTTTTCAGATTTTACCGTATTGGGTCTGCCCGCCGAAACCAACATCAGGAATGCGCAGTACCCGCAGATCATGCCCAACGGAAAAGCCATCTTCAGGGTGAAAGCGCCGGAAGCACAGAAAGTTCAGATCGATCTCGGGAAAAAATACGACCTGACCAAAGATTCGGACGGCGTTTGGAAAACCACCACCGATTCTTTAAGCGAAGGATTCCATTACTATTCGATGGTCATTGACAATGTACCTGTGGCTGACCCTTCAAGCAAATCCTTTTACGGAATGGGCAGATACGCCAGCGGGATCGAAGTGCCGTTTGCGGGTGATGGCTATTATGCGATGAAAGACGTTCCGCATGGGGACATCAGGATCCAGAATTTCTTCTCGAAAGTAACTAACTCCTGGAGAAGAGTGTTCATTTACACACCGCCGGGCTACGATAAAAATACTGCTGATTCTTACCCGGTGCTGTACATCCTGCACGGAGGCGGTGAGGATGAAAGCGGATGGGCCATGCAGGGAAAAACCAACCTGATTATGGATAACCTGATCGCCGAAGGCAAAGCCAAACCGATGATCGTTGTGATGCCGGATGCCAATATCGGACCTGCGGGCTTCGGAAGCTTCGGAGCGAGAAACCTGCAGATGTTTGATAAAGAACTGAAAGAATCGGTAATTCCATTTGCCGAAGCCAATTTCAGAATTAAAAAAGATGCGGCGAATAGAGCGTTGGCCGGACTTTCAATGGGTGGAATTTATACGCTGCATACGGGCGTTCAGAACTCGGAGATGTTTTCTTCTCTGGGCGTCTTCAGTTCTGGCTGGATCCTGCCGTCGCTTCAGGAAGTAGCGGATAGCGAATATAAATTTATGACGGATAACAAGTCGAAAATCAATTCCAACCTGAAAAACTTCTGGATATCGATGGGTGGAAAAGAAGACATCGCCTATAAAAACTGCCAGGTGATGATGAAAAAGCTGGATGATGTAGGCATTAAATACACGTACTCCGAATATCCGGGCGGTCACACCTGGCCGGTTTGGAGAAACAACCTGTACAACTTTGCCCAGCTGCTTTTTAAATAG
- a CDS encoding TIM-barrel domain-containing protein: MKYKDINLKKATFTVIMITAGWSHSVYAQAYVKNDSGLSLTADRMDVKVMFYAPGIVRVVKYPAGKPFSKRSLAVIKKEQKTQFSILEKDGSIVLKSNALQLSIDAKTGKILYRSPLGQELLKETGSGFRPFNDTGNQTYSVSQSFQLEKDEPIYGLGILQNGKMSQRNTDVKMIQNNTWDFVPFFQSVKGYGVFWDNYSPTQFTDTPHKTSFSSEVGEGVDYYFIYGKNADGVVAGMRNLTGNVPMLPLWTYGYWQSKERYKSQDELVDVVKKYRELKVPLDGIIQDWQYWGNNYQWNAMDFISPDFPDAPKMMKDIHDRNAHLSVSIWSSFGPMTHPYREMDQKGMLFNFKTWPESGREVWPPDMNYPSGVRVYDAYNPEARNVYWKYLNKGLFSLGIDSWWMDSTEPDHLSQKPEDLDTKTYLGSFRKVRNAYPLMTVGGVYDHQRETTSDKRVFILTRSAFAGQQRYGANTWSGDVNSSWDMLRNQVPAGLNFSLTGNPNFNSDIGGFFSGVYKRNGGAKNLLFQELYVRWLQYGTFTPMMRSHGTDVPREIYQFGQKGDVVYDVIEKFIKLRYSMLPYIYSTSWDVSENNSSFLRALAMDFSSDQKTWDINNEYLFGKSFLVAPVLNAQYTPEKIITTDENEGWNKKQESGENVPSKVDFTQNKTVKVYLPAGAEWFDFWTNEKHKGGLEIHKNVNIQSIPLYVKAGSIIPFGPDVQYATEKKWDHLKVKIYPGTDADFVLYEDEFDNYNYEKGAFTEIPFHWNEKSKTCTIEARKGRYNGMIEKRNFSLILPNGQQKTVEYSGKKINVNFK, encoded by the coding sequence ATGAAATACAAAGATATCAACCTTAAAAAAGCAACATTCACCGTAATAATGATCACGGCGGGATGGAGTCATTCGGTCTACGCACAGGCCTACGTTAAAAATGATTCGGGACTGAGCCTTACCGCTGACCGGATGGATGTAAAAGTAATGTTTTACGCGCCCGGTATCGTACGGGTAGTAAAATACCCTGCTGGTAAACCATTTTCAAAAAGAAGTCTGGCAGTGATTAAAAAAGAACAAAAAACCCAATTTTCCATTTTGGAAAAGGACGGTTCTATTGTATTAAAATCAAATGCTCTACAGCTTTCCATTGATGCTAAAACCGGAAAAATATTGTACCGGTCACCATTAGGACAGGAGCTTCTGAAAGAAACCGGAAGCGGTTTCAGGCCCTTTAATGATACCGGAAATCAAACCTATTCTGTGTCTCAATCATTTCAATTGGAAAAAGATGAACCGATCTATGGTTTAGGAATTCTTCAAAACGGGAAAATGTCCCAGCGGAATACGGATGTCAAGATGATCCAGAACAACACCTGGGATTTTGTGCCGTTTTTCCAGTCGGTAAAGGGCTACGGTGTCTTTTGGGACAACTATTCTCCTACGCAGTTTACCGATACCCCGCACAAAACCTCTTTCTCTTCAGAAGTAGGCGAAGGTGTGGATTATTATTTTATCTACGGGAAAAATGCCGACGGCGTGGTGGCAGGAATGCGGAACCTGACGGGAAATGTACCGATGCTTCCGCTTTGGACCTACGGCTACTGGCAGAGCAAAGAACGCTACAAAAGTCAGGATGAACTGGTAGATGTAGTGAAAAAATACAGGGAATTAAAAGTCCCTCTTGACGGAATTATTCAGGATTGGCAGTATTGGGGAAACAATTACCAATGGAACGCGATGGATTTCATCAGTCCCGATTTTCCTGATGCCCCAAAAATGATGAAGGATATTCATGACAGGAATGCACATCTTTCTGTTTCCATCTGGTCGTCATTCGGGCCGATGACCCATCCGTACCGGGAAATGGATCAGAAAGGAATGCTGTTCAACTTTAAAACCTGGCCGGAATCGGGAAGGGAAGTCTGGCCGCCGGATATGAATTATCCTTCCGGAGTACGTGTATACGATGCGTACAATCCCGAAGCCCGGAACGTGTACTGGAAATATCTGAACAAAGGTCTTTTCAGCCTCGGCATAGATTCCTGGTGGATGGATTCTACCGAGCCGGATCATCTCAGCCAGAAACCTGAAGATCTGGATACAAAGACTTATTTGGGCTCATTCCGAAAAGTGAGAAATGCGTATCCTTTAATGACGGTCGGCGGAGTGTACGATCACCAACGCGAAACAACGAGTGACAAAAGGGTTTTTATTTTAACAAGATCAGCTTTTGCCGGACAGCAACGATACGGAGCCAATACCTGGTCGGGTGATGTCAACTCTTCCTGGGATATGTTGCGCAATCAGGTTCCTGCGGGTTTAAATTTCAGCCTTACCGGAAACCCGAATTTCAATTCCGATATCGGCGGCTTCTTTTCCGGAGTCTATAAAAGAAACGGAGGTGCCAAAAACCTGCTGTTTCAGGAATTGTACGTGCGTTGGTTGCAGTACGGCACTTTCACTCCGATGATGCGTTCCCACGGAACCGATGTACCGAGAGAAATCTATCAGTTCGGACAGAAAGGTGATGTGGTGTACGATGTGATTGAGAAATTCATCAAATTGCGTTACAGTATGTTGCCGTACATTTATTCGACCTCGTGGGATGTTTCTGAAAATAATTCAAGTTTCCTGAGAGCTCTGGCGATGGATTTTTCTTCAGATCAAAAAACCTGGGACATAAACAATGAATATCTTTTCGGAAAGTCATTTTTAGTGGCTCCGGTTCTCAATGCCCAGTATACTCCGGAAAAAATCATCACCACCGATGAAAATGAGGGATGGAACAAAAAACAGGAAAGCGGGGAAAATGTTCCTTCCAAAGTAGATTTCACACAAAACAAAACCGTGAAAGTCTATCTTCCGGCTGGTGCAGAATGGTTCGACTTCTGGACGAATGAAAAACACAAAGGCGGCCTGGAAATTCACAAAAACGTTAATATTCAAAGTATTCCGCTATATGTAAAAGCGGGAAGCATTATTCCGTTTGGTCCTGACGTGCAATATGCAACAGAGAAAAAATGGGACCATCTCAAGGTAAAAATTTATCCGGGAACGGATGCAGATTTTGTTTTGTACGAGGATGAATTCGACAATTACAACTACGAGAAAGGTGCGTTTACCGAAATCCCTTTTCACTGGAACGAAAAATCAAAAACTTGTACTATAGAAGCCAGGAAAGGCAGATATAACGGGATG